From Paenibacillus graminis, a single genomic window includes:
- the qoxD gene encoding cytochrome aa3 quinol oxidase subunit IV, whose product MMKQLFPIRHVMGYLASLVLSAAALIVIYGDLSKGANMAVLLVTAIIQASLQLFVFMHIGESADTKKELYINIAYALFVGLVTIYGTLYIFVWGWYA is encoded by the coding sequence ATGATGAAGCAACTGTTTCCAATTCGCCATGTGATGGGTTATCTGGCCTCTCTGGTCCTTTCCGCCGCAGCGTTGATCGTTATCTATGGTGATCTGTCCAAGGGCGCCAATATGGCCGTACTGCTGGTCACAGCCATTATTCAAGCTTCCCTGCAGCTGTTCGTGTTCATGCACATCGGGGAATCGGCAGATACCAAGAAAGAGCTGTACATCAATATCGCATATGCGCTGTTTGTGGGTCTGGTCACAATTTACGGTACCTTGTACATCTTCGTATGGGGCTGGTACGCTTAA
- a CDS encoding cytochrome (ubi)quinol oxidase subunit III encodes MKIDASKPLEYSTEENSNKIFGFWVFLGAEIPLFATLFTVFFVMVDRFASGPSGSELFEIGPVLIETFLLLTSSFTIGLAVHAMRLGYKKAMMVFMALTLLMGLGFIGIEITEFVTYVHEGATLQTSGFLSSLFVLLGTHGAHVSFGFLWGTAIMIQLWRQGINPATANKAFIFSLFWHFLDVVWIFIFSFVYLKGLM; translated from the coding sequence ATGAAAATAGATGCGTCCAAGCCGCTGGAATACTCTACAGAAGAGAACAGCAATAAAATCTTCGGCTTTTGGGTTTTTCTCGGAGCTGAAATCCCTTTGTTTGCCACCTTGTTCACGGTATTCTTTGTCATGGTGGACCGCTTTGCCAGTGGACCGAGCGGAAGTGAACTGTTCGAAATCGGCCCGGTGCTGATTGAAACCTTCCTGCTCCTGACCAGCTCGTTCACGATCGGTCTTGCGGTTCACGCCATGCGTCTCGGCTACAAAAAAGCGATGATGGTCTTCATGGCCCTCACGCTGCTGATGGGTCTGGGCTTTATCGGCATTGAAATCACCGAGTTCGTCACTTATGTGCATGAAGGAGCCACGCTGCAGACCAGCGGCTTCCTATCCAGCCTGTTCGTCCTGCTGGGAACACACGGGGCGCACGTCAGCTTCGGCTTCCTGTGGGGAACAGCAATTATGATTCAGCTGTGGCGCCAGGGCATCAACCCGGCTACAGCCAACAAAGCATTTATCTTCTCACTGTTCTGGCACTTCCTGGACGTGGTCTGGATCTTTATCTTCAGCTTCGTCTACCTGAAAGGACTGATGTGA
- the qoxB gene encoding cytochrome aa3 quinol oxidase subunit I: protein MDLDKFKVHGEPLIYGAMISIALATIGILVGLTYFKKWGYLWREWLTTVDHKKIGVMYILAALLMLFRGGVDAMMMRLQTAAPEMKFLDAQHYNEVFTTHGLIMILFMAMPFIIGLMNVIVPLQIGARDVAFPRLNAVSFWLFFFGAMLLNISFVIGGSPDAGWSAYFPLASLEFSPTVGNNYYSLALQISGIGTLITGVNFIVTILKMRAPGMKLMKMPMFTWSVLITNVIIVFAFPVLTVALALMMFDRLFGSQFFTMANGGMDMLWANLFWVWGHPEVYIVILPAFGIYSEIIATFSKKNLYGYTSMVFSMLIISLLSFLVWAHHFYTMGQGAMVNSFFSITTMAIAVPTGVKIFNWLFTLRKGRITFTTPMLYTLAFIPIFTIGGVTGVMLAMASADYQYHNTMFLVAHFHYVLIPGAVFAVIAGFHYWFPKVFGFRLNERLGKHSFWWIVISFNVTFFPLFFLGLMGMTRRMYTYSEESGFGPLNMLSFVGAVGLAIGFVLLVYNIYWSTRYMPRDTTSDPWDGRTLEWATHSPMPVYNFAVVPKVRTRDAFWSAKQENMPLFEDKITKIHMPSNTGKPFILGVIFFFLGFFLVFSMWIPAIVAGVGVLIMLAAMSFDRDHGYYISVDEVMATEKKLMRGETV, encoded by the coding sequence ATGGATTTAGACAAATTTAAGGTTCACGGCGAACCCTTAATATATGGAGCCATGATCAGTATCGCACTCGCTACCATCGGGATTCTCGTCGGGCTTACCTATTTCAAAAAATGGGGCTACCTGTGGCGCGAATGGCTGACTACGGTCGACCATAAGAAAATCGGCGTCATGTATATCCTGGCCGCCCTGCTCATGCTGTTCCGCGGCGGCGTGGACGCCATGATGATGCGTCTGCAGACGGCAGCGCCTGAAATGAAATTCCTCGATGCGCAGCATTATAATGAGGTCTTTACCACCCACGGTCTGATCATGATCCTCTTCATGGCCATGCCGTTTATCATCGGTCTGATGAATGTGATTGTACCGCTGCAAATCGGTGCCCGAGACGTGGCTTTTCCGCGCCTCAACGCCGTCAGCTTCTGGCTCTTCTTCTTCGGGGCCATGCTGCTTAACATTTCCTTCGTCATCGGCGGATCGCCGGATGCCGGATGGTCAGCCTACTTCCCGCTGGCGAGTCTGGAGTTCAGTCCGACGGTCGGGAACAACTATTACTCCCTGGCGCTGCAGATTTCCGGTATCGGAACTCTGATCACAGGCGTCAACTTTATCGTCACCATTCTCAAAATGCGCGCTCCAGGCATGAAGCTGATGAAAATGCCGATGTTCACCTGGTCCGTGCTCATTACGAACGTAATTATCGTCTTCGCCTTCCCGGTACTGACCGTGGCGCTTGCGCTAATGATGTTCGACCGCCTCTTCGGCTCCCAGTTCTTCACGATGGCCAACGGCGGGATGGATATGCTCTGGGCCAACCTGTTCTGGGTTTGGGGCCATCCGGAGGTATATATCGTTATTCTTCCGGCATTCGGTATTTATAGCGAAATTATTGCCACCTTCTCCAAAAAGAACCTGTACGGATACACCTCCATGGTGTTCAGTATGCTGATTATCTCGCTCCTGTCCTTCCTGGTCTGGGCTCACCATTTCTACACCATGGGGCAAGGCGCAATGGTCAACAGCTTTTTCTCCATCACGACCATGGCGATCGCTGTGCCGACAGGGGTAAAAATATTCAACTGGCTGTTTACGCTCCGAAAAGGGCGGATCACCTTCACTACACCGATGCTGTACACCCTGGCATTTATTCCGATCTTTACCATCGGCGGGGTGACCGGTGTCATGCTGGCAATGGCCAGTGCCGACTACCAGTACCACAACACCATGTTCCTGGTTGCGCATTTCCACTACGTGCTGATTCCGGGCGCCGTGTTCGCCGTTATTGCCGGATTCCACTACTGGTTCCCGAAAGTGTTCGGCTTCCGCCTGAACGAACGGCTGGGCAAGCATTCCTTCTGGTGGATCGTGATTTCCTTCAACGTCACCTTCTTCCCGCTGTTCTTCCTGGGACTGATGGGCATGACGCGGCGCATGTACACCTATTCCGAGGAATCGGGCTTTGGTCCGCTCAATATGCTGTCCTTCGTGGGCGCGGTAGGTCTGGCGATCGGCTTCGTGCTTCTGGTATACAATATCTACTGGAGTACACGCTATATGCCGAGAGATACCACAAGCGATCCTTGGGATGGACGCACCCTGGAATGGGCTACACATAGTCCAATGCCGGTCTACAACTTCGCGGTTGTACCGAAGGTTCGGACCCGTGACGCCTTCTGGTCCGCCAAACAGGAGAATATGCCGCTGTTCGAGGACAAAATCACCAAGATTCACATGCCGAGCAATACCGGCAAGCCGTTTATCCTGGGTGTGATCTTCTTCTTCCTCGGATTCTTCCTGGTCTTCAGCATGTGGATTCCTGCGATTGTTGCCGGAGTGGGTGTGCTGATTATGCTGGCAGCCATGTCCTTTGACCGGGATCACGGCTACTACATCTCAGTGGATGAAGTTATGGCTACAGAAAAGAAATTGATGCGGGGTGAGACTGTATGA
- the qoxA gene encoding cytochrome aa3 quinol oxidase subunit II, with translation MKKKGPLYALFLSLILLLPGCSSLTVLNPKGPSARTLSDTIILSILVMLGVLAVVYILYIFVLVKYRAKKSNEGYIPEHEEGNKVLETIWIVIPIIIVAFLSVVTVKTTNAVENQAKEYKDQTPLVIYASSSNWKWHFSYPEEGIETVNYVNMPVHRAVEFRMYSFGSITSLWIPQLAGQKYAMSDMLTTLHLSADTEGSYMGRNANFSGKGFAHMEFEALVMSSKDYEDWVKEVKETAPKLTEKEFKGLLATDYLGRKTYSSTHLEFSPPPGEHSEHMSGGGKEMDMDNGNMDHQDNKEIHPSPEPSSETEFDSKPNPEVEQPLPSSPVDEHTHDSNS, from the coding sequence ATGAAAAAAAAGGGACCGTTATACGCTTTGTTTCTCAGCCTCATCCTCCTCCTGCCGGGATGCAGTTCACTCACCGTTCTGAACCCGAAGGGGCCGTCTGCCCGAACTTTATCTGACACCATTATCCTTTCCATTCTGGTTATGCTTGGTGTTCTGGCGGTTGTCTACATCTTATATATCTTTGTGCTGGTGAAATACCGGGCCAAGAAAAGCAATGAAGGATACATTCCGGAGCATGAGGAGGGCAATAAGGTCCTCGAGACGATCTGGATCGTCATCCCGATCATTATCGTGGCCTTCCTGTCCGTCGTGACGGTCAAAACGACCAACGCCGTCGAGAATCAGGCCAAAGAGTATAAAGACCAGACTCCGCTGGTTATCTATGCCTCTTCCTCCAACTGGAAATGGCATTTCAGCTATCCGGAAGAAGGCATTGAAACTGTAAACTATGTGAATATGCCGGTTCACCGGGCGGTAGAGTTCAGAATGTACTCTTTTGGTTCCATTACCAGTCTGTGGATTCCGCAGCTTGCCGGACAAAAGTACGCCATGAGCGACATGCTCACAACGCTTCACCTTTCCGCAGATACCGAAGGCTCTTATATGGGCAGAAATGCCAACTTTAGCGGTAAAGGCTTCGCCCACATGGAGTTTGAAGCGCTGGTCATGAGCAGCAAAGATTATGAGGACTGGGTAAAAGAGGTCAAGGAAACCGCTCCGAAGCTTACGGAAAAGGAATTCAAAGGCCTGCTCGCCACCGATTATCTTGGACGCAAAACCTATTCATCCACCCATCTTGAATTCAGCCCTCCTCCGGGAGAACACAGCGAGCATATGAGCGGCGGCGGTAAAGAGATGGATATGGACAACGGAAATATGGATCATCAGGACAATAAAGAAATCCATCCTTCACCTGAGCCTTCCAGCGAGACGGAGTTCGACAGTAAACCGAATCCGGAAGTCGAACAGCCGCTGCCAAGCTCACCGGTGGATGAACATACACACGACAGCAATTCTTAA
- a CDS encoding polysaccharide deacetylase family protein, with product MPIKKVVLLFMSFILCFGILQITADAAGANKSLKLGVNDSLTGITAVSEKSTYYVPLRALATELKWTLTGLPDGIQVEGGGRILRLLENNGGARLQDGTVAKADTFLRDGALMVPLKISAYLGYRISFEPDKYLLRVQDGSAALDDTAFVTKYKNELAPPAPAEPAQNQPAAKPGKTLYLTFDDGPSATTSELLDILNKYGVKATFFMLGPNMNRYPSQVKRIVEEGNGLGLHGMTHRKEKFYASASAALAEMNRDNDVLRKITGTGTTLIRPPYGSKPYFTKTFRDKVLGQGYHLWDWNVDSDDWKYKEDSVTIYNTVMGQVHKLQKSKTNPVILMHDQKATLKVLPRLLETLKKEGYTFEIVTKDIEPVNFWKDKR from the coding sequence GTGCCTATCAAAAAAGTAGTGCTCTTATTCATGTCTTTTATTCTTTGCTTCGGCATCCTGCAAATTACAGCAGATGCAGCGGGAGCAAACAAATCTTTGAAGCTTGGAGTGAACGACTCATTAACCGGAATCACAGCTGTTTCGGAAAAAAGCACCTATTATGTCCCACTCCGCGCTTTGGCAACAGAGCTGAAGTGGACCCTCACCGGTCTTCCGGATGGCATTCAGGTGGAAGGCGGGGGGCGCATCCTCCGTCTGCTGGAGAATAATGGGGGAGCCCGGCTTCAGGATGGAACGGTTGCAAAGGCAGACACGTTTCTCCGGGATGGAGCACTGATGGTTCCGCTGAAGATCAGCGCTTACCTAGGATATAGAATATCCTTTGAACCGGATAAATATTTACTGCGGGTCCAGGATGGTTCGGCGGCACTTGATGACACTGCGTTCGTAACCAAGTACAAAAACGAACTGGCACCGCCTGCGCCTGCGGAACCTGCGCAGAATCAGCCGGCGGCCAAACCGGGAAAAACGCTGTATCTGACTTTTGATGACGGCCCGTCTGCTACAACGTCTGAGTTGCTGGACATTCTGAACAAGTATGGGGTCAAGGCTACATTCTTCATGCTTGGACCGAACATGAACCGCTATCCATCCCAGGTTAAGCGGATTGTGGAAGAGGGGAACGGGCTGGGACTGCACGGCATGACCCACCGCAAAGAGAAATTCTATGCTTCTGCCTCTGCTGCGCTGGCTGAAATGAACAGGGACAACGATGTACTGCGGAAGATCACCGGCACCGGCACAACCCTGATCCGTCCCCCATATGGCAGCAAGCCATATTTCACTAAGACCTTCAGGGATAAAGTGCTGGGTCAAGGCTACCACCTGTGGGACTGGAACGTGGATTCCGATGACTGGAAATATAAAGAGGACAGTGTTACCATCTACAACACCGTAATGGGCCAGGTTCATAAGCTGCAGAAGTCCAAAACCAATCCCGTTATTCTGATGCATGACCAGAAAGCAACACTTAAGGTGCTGCCGCGCCTGCTGGAAACATTGAAGAAAGAAGGCTACACCTTCGAGATTGTCACGAAGGACATCGAGCCGGTAAATTTCTGGAAGGACAAACGTTAA
- a CDS encoding TetR/AcrR family transcriptional regulator — MSDMEDKIRTPRQERSIRTKEAIVQAAMKQFSDKGFHQTNTKQIAAAAGVSTGSFYSYFVDKRAVFIEVLKNYGADLLARIDASMSEINFLTIDRSELIMHLVDTLLISHEAFIGYHRELTIMYHSDEEIKQLMDAQYEAGRIRTLEYLQMGQDELKTEDMEAASVIVFETVSAIVDVISFSQQRIATERLKSELVHMIVSYLYK; from the coding sequence ATGAGTGATATGGAAGACAAGATCAGAACACCACGGCAGGAACGCAGTATCCGGACCAAGGAGGCTATTGTCCAAGCAGCCATGAAGCAGTTCTCGGACAAGGGCTTCCATCAGACCAACACCAAGCAAATCGCAGCGGCGGCCGGAGTATCGACTGGCAGCTTCTATTCCTATTTTGTAGATAAAAGAGCCGTTTTCATTGAAGTGCTGAAGAACTATGGTGCAGATCTTCTAGCCCGGATCGACGCTTCGATGTCAGAGATCAACTTCTTAACCATCGACCGCTCCGAGCTGATCATGCATCTGGTCGACACCCTCCTGATCTCCCATGAGGCCTTTATAGGCTACCATCGAGAGCTGACCATCATGTACCATAGCGATGAGGAGATTAAGCAGTTAATGGATGCACAGTATGAAGCAGGCCGCATCAGAACACTTGAGTATCTGCAGATGGGACAGGATGAGCTAAAAACTGAAGACATGGAGGCCGCTTCCGTGATCGTGTTCGAAACGGTAAGCGCCATCGTTGACGTTATCTCTTTCTCCCAGCAGCGTATCGCAACTGAACGGCTGAAATCCGAGCTGGTACATATGATTGTTAGTTATTTGTACAAATGA
- a CDS encoding MFS transporter: MSVRMRRALSFTAIVLGFFMALLDTTIINIALPEMTRHFGGSVSRISWVMNGYNLAFAVFILTASRLADQFGRKKVFIFGVALFTLTSLLAGFSTSLGMLILLRVIQGLAGAIIVPVTIPLTTTTFPKEMHGLIIGIWGAVSGVAAASGPALGGILTQNLSWEWIFFVNVPLGVLSIVLTAVFIQESRDDTAGRSIDYGGTLGITGAMFFITYALIKVQDYGWSSGVTLALLGAGVLFLLLFIFTQWKGREPMLPLSLIRIRTFNNASLTLLIVGAALMNLSLLTSFFLTRMMGMTELKAGLVLSMVAVGSIVSSAVSGPLSAKYGSHLFAAAGIVITGGAMYSMSGLHAESAVAEVVVRLLVAGVGIGLTMAPVMSSAVRNVPEDKVGISSGVTNMAKSLGSVIGVAIIVTVLQHNMDSELGKAGTHLSEAVQADVKLQPLVKNVLAEAVASISKEGAAPMGGNSGKADPAAAVVHAVELAAAKLPPAEQKAFAADSANQFREAKLLLSQAGNGMQQAAVEGFRRTFVFAGLLMIPGILFALLSDKRRKPEEPAAVAEPAVLER; encoded by the coding sequence ATGAGTGTAAGAATGCGCAGAGCTTTATCTTTTACAGCAATCGTACTTGGTTTTTTTATGGCGCTGCTGGATACGACGATTATTAATATCGCCCTGCCGGAGATGACGCGCCATTTCGGCGGAAGTGTGTCGCGGATTTCCTGGGTGATGAACGGGTATAACCTGGCTTTTGCCGTGTTCATCCTGACTGCCTCCCGGCTGGCTGATCAATTTGGCCGGAAGAAAGTGTTTATTTTTGGAGTTGCTCTATTTACTCTGACCTCTCTGCTAGCCGGGTTTTCAACATCCCTGGGGATGCTGATTCTGCTGCGGGTGATTCAGGGCCTGGCCGGGGCAATTATTGTTCCGGTCACCATTCCCCTGACTACGACCACTTTTCCAAAAGAGATGCATGGCCTCATTATTGGCATATGGGGAGCCGTCTCGGGGGTGGCTGCGGCGAGCGGTCCGGCGCTTGGCGGAATTCTGACGCAGAACCTCAGCTGGGAGTGGATCTTTTTTGTAAACGTGCCGCTGGGTGTGTTGAGCATTGTGCTGACGGCTGTCTTCATTCAGGAATCGCGGGATGATACGGCAGGCCGTTCCATTGATTATGGCGGGACCCTTGGAATTACCGGAGCGATGTTCTTCATTACGTACGCTCTGATCAAGGTGCAGGATTATGGCTGGAGTTCGGGAGTCACCCTTGCGCTGCTGGGTGCGGGAGTATTGTTCCTGCTGCTGTTCATCTTCACACAGTGGAAAGGGAGGGAACCCATGCTGCCTTTGTCACTGATACGGATACGTACATTCAACAATGCTTCCCTGACCCTGCTGATTGTCGGAGCGGCGCTGATGAATCTTTCCCTGCTGACTTCCTTCTTCCTGACGCGGATGATGGGGATGACCGAGCTGAAGGCCGGGCTTGTGCTGTCCATGGTCGCGGTGGGCTCGATTGTCAGTTCGGCGGTTTCGGGGCCGCTGTCCGCGAAATACGGCAGCCATCTGTTCGCTGCAGCAGGTATTGTAATCACGGGCGGGGCGATGTATTCCATGAGCGGGCTTCACGCTGAATCGGCAGTGGCGGAGGTGGTGGTGCGCCTGCTGGTCGCAGGTGTTGGCATAGGCCTTACGATGGCGCCGGTGATGTCTTCCGCCGTCCGCAATGTTCCGGAGGACAAGGTGGGCATTTCTTCGGGAGTCACCAATATGGCGAAGTCGCTGGGCAGTGTCATTGGAGTAGCTATTATAGTGACTGTGCTGCAGCACAACATGGACAGTGAACTGGGGAAGGCGGGGACTCACCTGTCTGAGGCTGTTCAGGCGGATGTTAAGCTGCAGCCTCTTGTCAAAAATGTTCTAGCGGAAGCCGTAGCTTCCATCAGTAAGGAGGGGGCTGCACCGATGGGAGGAAACAGCGGCAAAGCTGATCCTGCGGCAGCCGTAGTACATGCGGTGGAGCTTGCTGCGGCAAAGCTTCCGCCTGCGGAACAAAAGGCTTTTGCAGCGGACAGCGCCAATCAATTCCGGGAAGCCAAGCTGCTCTTGTCTCAAGCAGGGAACGGGATGCAGCAGGCGGCTGTTGAGGGATTCCGCCGGACCTTTGTTTTTGCCGGCCTGCTGATGATTCCGGGGATACTGTTCGCTCTCCTGAGCGACAAGCGGCGCAAGCCCGAGGAGCCGGCGGCAGTTGCCGAACCGGCGGTGCTGGAGCGGTAG
- a CDS encoding GntR family transcriptional regulator, whose protein sequence is MFELDVRSRKPIYEQLNDKVKELIMHGILRADEQLPSVRTLSSQLTVNPNTIQKAYRELEREGYIYSLQGKGSFVAPLQQGQNESKRAGLREELLRLMAEAVYLGFTANEIGALYRQVLEQREKGE, encoded by the coding sequence ATGTTCGAATTGGACGTCCGCAGCCGCAAGCCGATCTACGAGCAGTTGAACGATAAAGTCAAGGAGCTGATTATGCACGGGATTTTGCGCGCGGATGAGCAGCTTCCGTCGGTAAGAACCTTGTCCTCACAGCTTACAGTGAATCCCAATACCATTCAGAAAGCCTACCGTGAACTGGAGCGGGAAGGCTATATCTATTCTCTGCAGGGCAAAGGGAGCTTTGTGGCTCCGCTGCAGCAGGGCCAGAACGAGAGCAAAAGAGCAGGACTCAGGGAAGAGCTGCTGCGCCTGATGGCAGAAGCGGTCTATCTCGGATTTACCGCAAATGAAATTGGGGCATTGTACCGTCAGGTGCTGGAGCAGAGAGAGAAGGGAGAATAG
- a CDS encoding ABC transporter ATP-binding protein — MIEIRGISKSFQGEKAVDSLSLTVHKGAIYGLLGSNGAGKTTLLKTLAGIYRPEEGTVKIGGQPVFESPQVKQNLIFMPDSPYFFPQASLKTMAAFYRSVYPGFSDKRFEELGTVFRLDMGRKLSRFSKGMQRQAAFWLALSCRPDVLIMDEPIDGLDPVMRRQIKNLLFQEVAERELTVLISSHNLREIEDLCDHVGIMHQGRMLVEKDLDDLKADTHKVQVAFRDERHASALAAKLQILHQERRGSVDLYIVKGDRERISKVIHVYEPYVFDLLPLTLEEIFIYEMGDAGYDAQPILL; from the coding sequence ATGATTGAAATACGCGGAATCAGTAAAAGCTTTCAGGGAGAAAAGGCTGTTGACAGCCTGTCGCTGACGGTACATAAAGGCGCCATTTATGGCCTGCTCGGTTCCAACGGAGCAGGGAAAACCACCCTGCTGAAGACACTAGCCGGCATCTACCGGCCTGAGGAAGGAACCGTTAAGATCGGCGGCCAGCCAGTTTTTGAGAGTCCGCAGGTGAAGCAGAACCTCATTTTTATGCCGGACAGCCCATACTTTTTCCCGCAGGCCTCGCTCAAGACGATGGCCGCCTTTTACCGTTCGGTGTATCCGGGTTTCAGCGATAAACGTTTTGAGGAGCTGGGCACGGTATTCCGGCTCGATATGGGACGCAAGCTAAGCCGTTTCTCCAAGGGCATGCAGCGCCAGGCGGCCTTTTGGCTTGCGCTCAGCTGCAGACCGGATGTGCTGATTATGGATGAGCCGATAGACGGGCTGGACCCGGTAATGCGCCGCCAGATCAAGAATCTTTTGTTCCAGGAGGTCGCCGAGCGGGAGCTGACCGTTCTGATCTCTTCGCATAATCTGCGGGAGATTGAGGATCTGTGTGACCATGTCGGCATTATGCACCAAGGCCGGATGCTGGTCGAGAAGGATCTGGATGATCTTAAGGCCGATACGCATAAGGTTCAGGTAGCCTTTCGCGATGAACGTCATGCGTCGGCACTTGCGGCCAAGCTGCAAATTCTCCATCAGGAGCGGCGGGGCAGCGTGGATCTGTATATCGTAAAAGGCGACCGGGAGCGGATTTCGAAAGTGATCCATGTCTATGAGCCGTACGTGTTCGATCTGCTTCCCTTGACGCTGGAGGAAATCTTTATTTATGAAATGGGGGATGCCGGGTATGACGCGCAGCCGATACTTCTTTAA